The following coding sequences are from one Nicotiana tomentosiformis chromosome 3, ASM39032v3, whole genome shotgun sequence window:
- the LOC104104497 gene encoding high-affinity nitrate transporter 3.2-like, translating into MASTRAIFVVSVVISCFLASCHAEILFSSLKKSLDISASHREGVLMAGEDQIILEWSFNKTFPAGADSSYKKVKVHLCYAPISQKDRLWRKTEDHLKKDKTCQFNIVTMPYKSSGNSFNWTIERDVPTGTYFIRAYVLDSDGHETGFGQNTDEKKIDNLFDIQAISGRHSTLDICSIVFSVFSVVSLFGFFYMEKRKAKASQQK; encoded by the exons ATGGCAAGTACTCGTGCTATTTTTGTGGTTTCAGTTGTGATATCTTGCTTTCTAGCTTCTTGTCACGCTGAAATATTGTTCTCTTCCCTCAAAAAGAGTCTGGATATTTCTGCTTCACACAGAGAAGGAG TACTGATGGCTGGGGAAGACCAAATCATATTGGAATGGTCCTTCAACAAGACTTTCCCAGCAGGGGCAGACTCAAGCTACAAGAAAGTAAAGGTGCATCTGTGTTATGCACCCATTAGCCAAAAAGATCGTCTATGGAGGAAAACTGAGGACCATCTCAAGAAAGACAAGACATGTCAATTCAACATTGTAACCATGCCCTACAAATCCTCTGGAAACAGTTTCAACTGGACAATTGAAAGGGATGTCCCAACTGGTACTTACTTTATTAGGGCTTATGTCTTGGATTCCGATGGTCATGAAACTGGATTTGGACAAAACACCGATGAAAAGAAGATAGACAACCTTTTCGATATTCAGGCCATTAGTGGTCGCCATTCCACTTTGGATATCTGTTCCATTGTCTTCTCTGTTTTCTCTGTGGTGTCCCTCTTTGGATTCTTTTACATGGAGAAGAGAAAGGCTAAGGCAAGTCAACAGAAGTGA